The Flaviramulus sp. BrNp1-15 genome has a window encoding:
- a CDS encoding metal-dependent transcriptional regulator yields the protein MSVAIENFVKAIYKNDKHDNNNTKPGNIAKKLGISNAAATDMAKKLSEKNLLHYEKYKALQLTEEGTKMALNVIRKHRLWEAFLFKMFDMSLHDIHREAELLEHQTSDLLAEKLSEYLGNPKFDPHGDPIPNADGEITTEDNSISLSNTQEGKTYIISRLMSDDKEFFDFCAQNGLKYGNSLSVTKQFSKNNMTQILINNSTILLNEDFTSIIYVNENN from the coding sequence ATGTCTGTAGCTATTGAAAATTTTGTAAAAGCCATTTACAAAAATGACAAACACGATAACAATAATACCAAACCTGGCAACATTGCAAAAAAACTTGGTATTTCTAATGCTGCAGCAACAGATATGGCTAAAAAGTTGTCTGAAAAAAACTTATTGCATTATGAAAAATACAAGGCTTTACAACTAACTGAAGAAGGTACAAAAATGGCCTTGAATGTTATTAGAAAACACCGCCTATGGGAAGCCTTTTTGTTTAAAATGTTTGATATGTCTTTACACGATATTCATCGTGAGGCTGAATTATTAGAACATCAAACTTCTGATTTGCTAGCCGAAAAACTTAGTGAGTATTTAGGAAACCCTAAATTCGATCCGCATGGTGATCCAATTCCAAACGCTGATGGAGAAATTACTACTGAAGATAATTCAATATCATTATCAAATACCCAAGAAGGTAAAACGTATATCATTTCGCGTTTAATGAGCGACGATAAAGAGTTTTTTGACTTTTGTGCCCAAAACGGATTAAAATACGGCAATTCGCTTAGCGTTACTAAACAATTCAGCAAAAATAATATGACTCAAATTTTAATAAACAACAGTACAATTTTACTAAACGAAGATTTTACATCTATTATCTATGTTAATGAGAACAACTAA
- a CDS encoding SCO family protein produces MLTFFKDYKKFAIVFGVISIIIIFLIYNTLNVYQPLPIYQPTMVNTELVDSTIQYQKKYHKIANFSLTNQNGKTITQNDYKDKIYVADFFFTTCQTICPIMTDHMVDIQKEILNDNEVMLLSHSVTPKIDSVAQLKRYAIKKGVNDAKWNLVTGDKKQIYELARKSYLAVKDNGDGGPFDMVHTENFMLIDKKRQIRGFYDGTNPEDISRLLDDIKILKKEYTK; encoded by the coding sequence ATGTTAACGTTTTTTAAAGACTATAAAAAGTTTGCTATTGTTTTTGGAGTTATATCTATAATTATCATCTTCTTAATTTACAATACACTAAATGTTTACCAGCCATTACCTATTTACCAACCCACAATGGTTAATACAGAACTTGTAGATAGCACCATTCAATATCAAAAAAAATATCATAAAATAGCCAATTTTAGTCTTACTAATCAAAACGGAAAAACCATTACCCAAAACGATTATAAAGACAAAATTTATGTCGCCGATTTCTTTTTTACTACTTGCCAAACCATTTGCCCGATTATGACAGATCATATGGTAGACATTCAAAAAGAAATTTTAAATGATAATGAGGTGATGCTGCTTTCTCATTCTGTAACTCCTAAAATTGATAGTGTTGCACAACTAAAACGCTATGCCATAAAAAAAGGGGTAAATGATGCTAAATGGAACTTAGTAACTGGCGATAAAAAACAAATTTATGAGTTGGCCAGAAAAAGTTATTTGGCTGTAAAAGATAATGGTGATGGCGGACCTTTTGATATGGTACATACCGAAAACTTTATGCTTATTGATAAAAAAAGGCAAATTCGAGGGTTTTACGATGGTACCAACCCCGAAGACATAAGCAGACTACTTGATGATATTAAAATTTTAAAGAAAGAATACACTAAATAG
- the feoB gene encoding ferrous iron transport protein B yields MSKQINVALIGNPNTGKTSVFNALTGLNQKVGNYPGITVEKKEGICKLPRGVKAHIIDLPGTYSLNASSLDENVVIELLLNKNDKDFPDIAVVISDVENLKRNLLLFTQIKDLEIPTLLVINMADRMNYKGISLDIDYLEEHLQTKIALISTRKNLGIENLKTLIANYKELPITPCLNASEIDKDYFDNLRKAFPNQLLYKLWLVITQDVNFGKTNRKEIDDVANFKTKSKADLKRLQQKETIKRYQFINNVLKKGQTIDASQAKDLRTRLDRILTHKVWGYLIFFLILLTIFQAIYDWSSVPMDFIDSAFASLSEWTKNQLPAGAFTNLLAEGIIPGLGGIVIFIPQIAFLFLFISVLEESGYMSRVVFLMDRIMRRFGLSGKSVVPLISGTACAIPAIMATRNIESWKERLITILVTPFTTCSARLPVYLIIIALVIPEGRFFGLGYQALTLMLLYLLGFGAAIVSAYILNKILKIKSKTFFVIEMPNYKLPLFKNVVLTVIEKTKSFVFGAGKIILAISIVLWFLASYGPGENFNNAENIVKTEFASDNLTPEDLQQKIASHKLEHSFIGITGRAIEPLIRPLGYDWKIGIAIVSSFAAREVFVGTLATIYSVGSDEEETIKNRMAGEVNPILGGPLFTFASGISLLLFYAFAMQCMSTLAIVKRETNSWKWPTLQLVIMSGFAYIVALIAFQFLK; encoded by the coding sequence ATGAGCAAACAGATAAATGTTGCTTTAATTGGTAACCCAAATACAGGTAAAACTTCAGTTTTTAATGCTTTAACAGGTTTAAACCAAAAAGTTGGTAATTACCCTGGTATTACTGTTGAAAAAAAAGAAGGTATTTGTAAACTTCCACGTGGTGTTAAGGCGCATATTATTGATTTACCAGGAACTTATAGTTTAAATGCTTCATCGCTTGATGAAAATGTAGTTATCGAACTTCTGTTAAACAAAAATGACAAAGATTTTCCGGATATAGCTGTTGTCATTAGTGATGTTGAAAACCTTAAACGCAATCTTTTACTTTTTACTCAAATTAAAGATTTAGAAATACCTACACTATTAGTCATTAATATGGCTGACAGAATGAATTATAAAGGTATTTCATTAGATATTGATTATTTAGAAGAACATCTTCAAACAAAAATAGCTTTAATAAGCACGCGTAAAAATCTTGGGATTGAAAATTTAAAAACCCTAATAGCTAATTATAAAGAGTTACCTATTACGCCTTGTTTAAATGCTTCGGAAATTGATAAAGATTACTTTGACAATTTAAGAAAAGCATTCCCTAATCAGTTGTTATACAAACTATGGCTAGTGATTACCCAGGATGTAAACTTTGGAAAAACTAACAGAAAAGAAATTGATGATGTTGCTAATTTTAAGACCAAAAGTAAAGCAGACTTAAAACGTTTACAGCAAAAGGAAACTATAAAACGCTATCAATTCATCAATAATGTTCTTAAAAAAGGGCAAACCATTGATGCTTCTCAAGCTAAAGATTTACGCACCAGATTAGATAGAATTTTAACACACAAAGTTTGGGGTTACCTTATTTTCTTTCTCATTTTATTAACCATATTCCAAGCTATTTACGATTGGTCTAGCGTGCCAATGGATTTTATTGATAGTGCTTTTGCTTCATTAAGCGAATGGACAAAAAATCAATTACCTGCTGGGGCATTTACTAATTTATTAGCCGAAGGTATTATTCCTGGACTTGGTGGTATTGTTATTTTTATTCCGCAAATAGCCTTTTTATTTCTATTTATTTCTGTACTTGAAGAAAGTGGTTATATGAGTCGCGTTGTTTTTTTAATGGATAGAATTATGCGTCGCTTTGGTTTAAGTGGTAAAAGTGTTGTTCCGTTAATTTCTGGTACCGCTTGTGCTATTCCTGCAATTATGGCTACCCGAAATATAGAAAGCTGGAAAGAACGCTTAATAACCATTTTGGTAACGCCTTTTACAACCTGTTCTGCTAGACTTCCTGTGTATTTAATAATAATAGCTTTAGTAATTCCTGAAGGACGCTTTTTTGGTTTAGGCTATCAGGCACTTACTTTAATGCTCTTATATCTTTTAGGATTTGGAGCAGCAATTGTTTCGGCTTACATCCTTAACAAAATATTAAAAATAAAAAGCAAAACATTTTTTGTTATAGAAATGCCTAATTATAAACTACCGCTTTTTAAAAATGTAGTTCTAACTGTTATTGAAAAAACAAAATCGTTTGTTTTTGGAGCTGGTAAGATCATTTTAGCTATATCTATTGTTTTATGGTTTTTAGCGTCATATGGTCCAGGAGAAAACTTTAATAATGCAGAGAACATAGTTAAAACTGAATTTGCTTCTGATAATTTAACCCCAGAAGACTTACAACAAAAAATAGCCTCACACAAGTTAGAGCATTCCTTTATTGGAATAACTGGTAGAGCTATAGAACCCTTAATTAGGCCTTTAGGTTACGATTGGAAAATTGGCATTGCTATAGTTAGTTCTTTTGCTGCTCGCGAAGTATTTGTTGGCACATTAGCAACTATTTATAGCGTTGGTAGTGATGAAGAGGAAACCATAAAAAACCGAATGGCAGGTGAGGTAAACCCAATTTTAGGTGGCCCACTATTTACGTTTGCTTCTGGTATTTCGTTATTACTTTTTTACGCCTTTGCTATGCAGTGTATGAGTACCCTAGCTATTGTAAAACGTGAGACTAATAGTTGGAAATGGCCCACTTTACAATTAGTGATTATGAGCGGTTTTGCCTATATTGTAGCTTTAATTGCTTTTCAATTTTTGAAATGA
- a CDS encoding DUF5777 family beta-barrel protein, with protein MKYIYIIFFLTPILLFSQDDLLSEIDSETEEDFKSAAFKGLKIVNFESTKMVSKQELYFVVSHRFGSVETGLKDFFGLDQAVTRLNLIYGISDGINIGVSRSSFRKIYESSLKIRLLREKKGSFPFTVVSSSNILINTSLDKEILPGLEFKNRLGYTTQLLISKKFNTNFSLQLMPTFFHDNYVDVDEQDNSQYVIGFGGRHKLSKRWSINFDYGLHLNRAETSPFNNPLSIGFDLETGGHVFQLHFTNAQPMNTNGFLGQGTGDWGDGDIFFGFNLSRVF; from the coding sequence ATGAAATATATATATATAATATTTTTTTTAACGCCAATATTACTCTTCTCTCAAGACGATTTATTGTCTGAAATAGATAGCGAAACCGAAGAAGATTTTAAAAGTGCTGCCTTTAAAGGGCTTAAAATTGTGAATTTTGAATCTACCAAAATGGTGTCCAAGCAAGAACTTTACTTTGTGGTTTCTCACAGGTTTGGATCTGTAGAAACTGGACTTAAAGATTTCTTTGGTTTAGACCAAGCAGTAACAAGACTTAATCTTATTTATGGTATTTCAGATGGTATAAACATAGGTGTTTCTAGAAGTTCGTTTAGAAAAATTTACGAATCTTCTCTTAAAATAAGGTTGTTACGCGAGAAAAAAGGAAGCTTTCCTTTTACTGTAGTTAGTTCAAGTAATATTTTAATCAATACATCTTTAGATAAGGAAATTTTACCAGGTTTAGAGTTTAAAAACAGATTGGGTTATACAACTCAGTTATTAATATCAAAGAAGTTCAATACTAACTTTTCGTTACAGTTGATGCCTACTTTCTTTCATGATAACTATGTTGATGTTGACGAACAGGATAATTCCCAATATGTTATTGGTTTTGGAGGCAGACATAAACTAAGTAAAAGATGGTCTATAAATTTTGATTACGGATTGCATTTAAATAGAGCAGAAACGTCACCGTTTAATAACCCACTTTCTATAGGTTTCGATTTAGAAACTGGAGGACATGTATTTCAGCTTCATTTCACTAATGCTCAACCCATGAATACCAATGGGTTTTTAGGACAAGGCACAGGTGATTGGGGTGATGGCGATATTTTCTTTGGGTTTAATTTATCAAGAGTTTTTTAA
- the rseP gene encoding RIP metalloprotease RseP, whose product MSVFFIKAAQLLLSLSILVVLHELGHFIPAKIFKTRVEKFYLFFDVKFSLFKKKIGETVYGIGWLPLGGYVKIAGMIDESMDTEQMAQEPQPWEFRSKPAWQRLIIMLGGVFMNFVLAILLFVIMLFVWGTNYITKDDVKYGYGVSKTLENYGFQQGDKIISINGEAIEDLTIDINKYLMFRDVENVKVEHPNGSVENINLPEDIGTKLFEAGDLPALEPRSPFQIDSIAPDFPAAKAGLQVNDKIIAVNGKPVEYFSDFTYGIKNSEQNNIDLLVERGNEKINLNITPTEDKKIGIVTTKTDKDYLKFNERKYSFSESITSGVDQAYWEIKDYLAQFKYIFTKKGATQIGGFAAIGNMFPPTWNWQAFWYLTAFLSIMLGVLNLLPIPALDGGHVMFLLYEMISGRKPGDKFMEYAQMVGFFILIALVLFANGNDIYKAIFG is encoded by the coding sequence ATGTCAGTATTTTTTATAAAAGCGGCTCAATTATTATTGAGTCTTTCCATATTAGTAGTTTTACATGAGCTAGGACATTTTATTCCAGCTAAAATATTTAAAACCAGAGTAGAAAAATTTTACCTGTTTTTTGATGTAAAGTTTTCATTATTCAAAAAGAAAATAGGCGAAACCGTTTATGGTATTGGTTGGTTGCCTTTGGGTGGCTACGTTAAAATTGCAGGTATGATTGACGAAAGTATGGATACCGAGCAAATGGCACAAGAGCCACAACCTTGGGAATTTCGTTCTAAACCCGCGTGGCAACGTTTAATTATTATGCTTGGTGGTGTTTTTATGAACTTTGTTTTAGCCATCCTTTTATTTGTTATTATGCTATTTGTTTGGGGAACCAATTACATAACAAAAGATGACGTTAAATATGGTTATGGCGTAAGTAAAACATTAGAGAACTATGGTTTTCAACAAGGCGATAAAATTATTTCTATAAATGGAGAAGCTATTGAAGATCTTACCATAGATATTAATAAATATTTAATGTTTAGAGATGTTGAAAATGTAAAAGTTGAGCATCCTAATGGTAGTGTTGAAAATATTAATCTTCCAGAAGATATAGGAACTAAACTTTTTGAAGCTGGAGATTTACCAGCTCTAGAACCACGTTCTCCTTTTCAAATTGATTCTATTGCGCCTGATTTTCCTGCAGCTAAAGCAGGTTTACAGGTTAATGATAAAATTATTGCAGTAAACGGGAAGCCAGTAGAATATTTTTCAGATTTCACTTATGGTATAAAAAACAGTGAACAAAACAATATTGATTTACTTGTTGAACGTGGGAATGAAAAAATTAATTTAAATATTACTCCAACTGAAGATAAAAAGATAGGTATTGTAACTACCAAAACAGATAAAGACTATCTTAAATTTAATGAAAGAAAATATTCTTTTTCAGAAAGTATAACTAGTGGAGTAGATCAAGCTTATTGGGAAATTAAAGATTATTTAGCACAGTTTAAATACATTTTTACCAAAAAAGGAGCAACTCAAATTGGTGGTTTTGCAGCAATTGGTAACATGTTTCCTCCAACTTGGAATTGGCAGGCATTTTGGTATTTAACAGCATTTTTATCTATAATGCTAGGTGTTTTAAATTTATTACCAATACCAGCTTTAGATGGCGGTCATGTTATGTTTTTACTTTACGAAATGATTTCTGGTAGAAAGCCAGGAGACAAGTTTATGGAGTATGCACAAATGGTTGGTTTCTTCATTTTAATTGCATTAGTTTTATTTGCAAACGGGAATGACATTTATAAAGCTATTTTTGGATAA
- a CDS encoding YceI family protein yields MKIKNITTLCLIVAVITTISSVKAQTKYIDKKGKITFEASEELFEPVKATNESVTVILNIETNEIASLALMKSFRFKNSLMEEHFNENYIESETYPKAIFKGKLLDFKFSDLTENDIEVTVDGKIELRGKEKQIRTTLKTKKSDDSIIIQGSFIVTPDDFDIEIPGIVKNKIAKEIMVYLDFKLSQK; encoded by the coding sequence ATGAAGATAAAAAATATTACAACACTATGTTTAATTGTTGCAGTAATTACAACAATAAGTTCGGTTAAAGCACAAACAAAGTATATTGACAAAAAAGGGAAGATCACATTTGAAGCTTCAGAAGAACTTTTTGAGCCAGTAAAAGCCACTAACGAATCTGTAACAGTGATTTTAAATATAGAAACTAACGAAATTGCTTCACTTGCCCTTATGAAAAGTTTCAGGTTTAAAAACTCTTTAATGGAAGAGCATTTTAATGAAAACTATATCGAATCAGAAACCTATCCGAAAGCAATTTTTAAAGGTAAATTATTGGATTTCAAATTTTCAGACTTAACGGAAAATGACATAGAAGTCACCGTTGATGGGAAAATAGAACTGCGTGGAAAAGAAAAACAAATTCGTACAACTTTGAAGACTAAGAAATCCGATGATTCAATAATCATTCAGGGGTCATTTATAGTGACTCCTGATGATTTTGATATAGAAATTCCAGGCATTGTAAAAAACAAAATAGCCAAAGAAATTATGGTGTACCTAGATTTTAAACTCAGTCAAAAATGA
- a CDS encoding FeoA family protein — MQDTLAHLKRGEKGIITDVSSIHIPLKLLEMGCLPGNSVELVQLAPFEDPMYLNINGTHLAIRKETAIHILIEKII; from the coding sequence TTGCAAGATACTTTAGCACATCTTAAACGTGGCGAAAAAGGCATTATTACTGATGTTTCATCTATTCACATTCCCTTAAAACTCCTTGAAATGGGGTGTTTACCAGGTAATTCTGTAGAACTTGTTCAGTTAGCTCCTTTTGAAGACCCTATGTATTTAAACATTAATGGAACACATTTAGCCATTAGAAAAGAAACTGCTATTCATATTTTAATTGAAAAAATAATATGA
- a CDS encoding LytTR family DNA-binding domain-containing protein: MRKDKLYLLTFLSLSIIFLVISSVAINYFVNAAADKVLETQLEFSKREAKQIALLVGSQLENGVTKEKTIDNTQQSIENSNLDAGFVSIFDWSGKVVCHPDIKQIGQNISSKKSFVSSVSDDLTSKDFYNLLQDHNEVGDSLNISNQSLNSEVIYIYPVKNSDWIVAAHANTQKVTEQIKNLRSNFQNILLVMGFLFILSSVLIVRLIGSRYEKKLEIKNEKLSDEIINLSKLNSAVDTYQQKVIDRPLDDADDDSDNMTKKRILTYIRHELLSVSTEDIAYIYTESTITYVVCFDGKRSTSNSSLDELFANLDNTYFFRANRQFIIAISAIDKIVRYGNNQLKILINPNSEVDIIISKNKAAEFKKWLNL, encoded by the coding sequence ATGCGTAAAGACAAACTTTATTTACTAACCTTTTTATCGCTTTCAATCATTTTCTTAGTTATCTCTAGTGTAGCTATTAACTATTTTGTTAATGCGGCTGCAGACAAGGTTCTGGAAACTCAATTAGAATTTAGTAAACGTGAAGCAAAGCAAATTGCGCTGTTGGTAGGAAGTCAATTAGAAAACGGAGTTACAAAAGAAAAAACCATTGACAACACACAGCAAAGTATTGAAAACTCAAACTTAGATGCTGGTTTTGTGAGCATATTTGATTGGTCTGGTAAAGTGGTGTGTCACCCAGATATTAAACAGATAGGACAAAATATAAGCTCTAAAAAATCTTTTGTATCGTCAGTTTCAGATGATTTAACGTCTAAAGATTTTTACAATTTACTCCAAGACCATAACGAGGTTGGTGATTCACTTAATATTAGTAATCAATCATTAAACTCAGAAGTCATATATATTTACCCCGTTAAAAACTCCGATTGGATAGTGGCTGCTCACGCCAATACACAAAAAGTAACTGAGCAAATTAAGAACCTTAGAAGCAACTTTCAGAACATTCTTTTAGTAATGGGTTTTCTTTTTATTCTGTCTTCTGTATTGATAGTAAGATTAATTGGAAGCAGATATGAGAAAAAATTAGAGATTAAAAATGAAAAGCTTTCAGATGAAATTATAAATCTTTCTAAATTAAATAGCGCTGTTGATACCTATCAACAAAAAGTGATTGATAGACCCTTGGATGATGCAGATGATGATTCTGATAATATGACTAAAAAGAGAATTCTAACTTATATAAGACATGAGCTCTTATCTGTTTCTACAGAAGATATTGCCTATATCTACACAGAAAGTACCATAACTTATGTAGTTTGTTTTGATGGTAAGCGGTCTACATCAAACTCTAGCTTAGATGAATTATTTGCAAACTTAGATAACACCTATTTTTTTAGAGCAAATCGCCAGTTTATTATTGCTATTTCTGCCATTGACAAAATTGTTCGTTATGGCAACAACCAACTAAAAATACTAATTAATCCAAATTCTGAAGTTGATATTATAATTAGTAAGAACAAAGCTGCTGAGTTTAAAAAGTGGTTAAACCTTTAG
- a CDS encoding FeoB-associated Cys-rich membrane protein, with the protein MNTIIQNILVFSAIVLAISFLVKKFFWKKKVSKKACGTDDCGCH; encoded by the coding sequence ATGAACACTATTATTCAAAACATACTTGTTTTTTCTGCAATAGTTTTAGCTATCAGCTTTTTGGTTAAAAAATTCTTCTGGAAAAAAAAGGTTTCAAAAAAGGCTTGCGGAACAGATGATTGTGGTTGTCACTAA
- a CDS encoding OB-fold putative lipoprotein: MKRKQVIIITLGLFAIIIAGLVYNYTFNSKHRDIANEAATLSLSANELYAYFKDNEQLATSKYLDKVLETKGKITSIDDKELVLSDQIQVSFITEVLPKMPLGSKLTIKGRCVGYDELLEVVKIDQATIINKEN; encoded by the coding sequence ATGAAAAGAAAGCAAGTCATAATTATAACACTGGGGCTTTTTGCCATAATTATAGCTGGTTTGGTTTACAATTACACATTTAATAGTAAACATAGAGACATTGCTAACGAAGCGGCAACCCTAAGTTTATCTGCTAACGAACTGTACGCTTATTTTAAAGATAACGAACAACTAGCCACATCAAAATATCTGGATAAGGTATTAGAAACTAAAGGAAAAATAACATCTATAGATGATAAAGAATTAGTATTAAGTGATCAAATACAGGTAAGTTTTATTACTGAAGTTTTACCGAAAATGCCACTTGGTTCTAAGTTAACAATCAAAGGAAGATGTGTGGGTTATGACGAGCTTTTAGAAGTAGTAAAAATAGATCAAGCAACAATAATTAATAAAGAAAACTAA